CAAAGATTACTTTAGCGGTGAAGCCCGAGCCCAGCTCGATTGCCTTAACCGCGCGGCTGAATTCGTATTACAGAGTAAGAAATTTGAAACCCGTTTTATGGGCTTAGTGAAGCGCATGAAGGCGGCCTATGACATCTGCTGTGGCAGTGAACACTTAGACCAGTTTGAGCGCGACTATATTCATTTCTATCTGGCGGTGCGCTCTATCGTGTTTAAGCTCACCAAAGGTGATGCGCCTGACGTGACGCAGATGAATGCCCGTGTGCGAGAATTGATCGCCGAAGCGCTGAAATCAGACGGGGTCGAGGAGATCTACGCGCTGGGTGATGATCAGGCCGATTCTATCGATATTTTCGACGAAGACTATCTGGCGCGGATCAGCAAAATCAAACTGCCGAACACCAAAATTCAGTTACTGCAAAAGCTGTTAGCGAAAGCGATCAGCGACTTTAAAAAAGTGAACCAGATGCAAGGCATCGACTTCTCGAAACGCTTTCAGGCATTGGTTGAGCACTACAACGAACGCAAAGAGAACGACTTGTTTAACGGCGAAGAATTCACTGTGATTGCCGATGACATGGTTGAGCAGATCGTTGGCATGTTCAATGAGTTGAAATCAGAAATGACTTCGTTTGAAGCGATGGGCATTGATATGGAAGAGAAAGCGTTTTACGACATTCTCGCCGCCATGCAGCAAAAATACGAGTTCACCTACGATGAAGACAAAATGCTTGAACTGGCGAAAGAGATGAAAATCATCGTCGATAATCAGGCACAATACCCCGACTGGAGCCACCGCGACGACATCAAAGCCGCGCTGAAAGTCGAACTGATCTTGTTACTGCACAAATACGGTTTTCCGCCTGTGGCGAACGATGACGTGTATAAAAACGTGCTGGAGCAGGCAGAGAATTTTAAGAAGAACAGAGGTTAAGCCATACTTGGTTTAACCTTTGTCTTGGTTATTTCAATTCATTCACATTAGTTAATAACCATGCACTGTTGTGCTGGGTTAAACCAATTTTAGGGTAGTAATTAACGGCCTGCGGGGCTGCCAGCAGATTCAGGGTGCAGCCCGGTTTTAATTCCAGAAAGGTACGGCGAATAAGCTCTTTTCCAATTCCACTGGCTTGAATAGTCTCGGAAACCGCCAAATCAGAGAGATAACAGCAGAAATGGAAGTCGGTAACTGAGCGGGCGATGCCGACCAACTTATCGTCTAACCAAGCGGTAACGGTGAGATTGGCATGATCCAGCATGCCCTGAATACGTTCCAAATCATCAACGGGGCGGCGACCACCCAACGTGGTTTCTTTCAATAACCCAATGAATTGTTCGGCGGTGATGTGCTGATTAACGGCATAACGGACAGTCATGAAAAAGCCCTCCCTGAGCTAAAGTAATTGCCCGACCATATCGAGTTGTTGTTGCACTAAATTAGCTGAATGCATCACTAACTGATATTCAGTATCGGAAAGATCGGGCAAAGTGCGCTGGATAATTCCTGTGCGGTTTAATGTCGCCGGTAAACTGATAAAGCTGTGCGGTAACCCGAATTCGCTTTGTAGCTCTGCGGAAACTCGTACTGGTTGCTCTGACCTGCCCAGTATAGATTCCACAATTCTTACTGCACTAAATGCAATGCCATAACAACTGTGTTCTCCCGCCAGACGAATGTCCCAGCCTGCGCGTTTGGTCTGATGCAGTAACGTTGCTTTTAGATCTTCATTCAATGATGGATAGGCTTCAGTCAGCGATTTACCCTGATAAGTCGCCAGACTCCACAATGGTACCATCGAGTCGCCATGTTCTCCGATCACCTGAATATCCAGCTCTGCCGCGTTGAGATCTAATGTCTGCGCAGTGAAATGGCGTAACCGCATGCTGTCCAACTCCGTGCCGCTGCCGATCACCCGTTCTGGTGGATAGCCGGTAATTTTCCCGGCGGCATAAGCCATGGCATCAACCGGGTTGGTGATGTTGATCAACACGGCATCAGGGTTATTGCGGGCTAGTGTGGGTAATAGCGTTTGGAAGATGGCAACGTTGTCTTTCAGCACATCGGCGCGAGTGCCGTTCTCGCGCGGTAATGCGCCTGCTGTCATGATGATGATATCGGAACCGGCGCATTCCTCTGGCGTTTCGGCGCGAATAGCACGGTTTGGCAACTCGGGTGAGCAGTGCGACATATCGAAAGCTTTCGCCCATGCTTTCTGTGGGTTGCGGTTTACCAGCGAAATTTCAAGGTGTGGATGGCGCAGCAGCAAAGTGTAGGCGAGGGTAGTGCCTATGGCGCCACAGCCGATCACAGCAATTTTAGGATGAGTCATCTTTCTCTCATTAATTAAATATAAGAAATTGATCCGACTCATGAATATTTGGCGAGACCGGATGCTTATCGTTCAGGATAAACGAAATAATCAGCATGAACGATAAGCTCTGGTCAAAATGAACGTTAATCTATCACTACTTGAATTTCAGCAACCGCATGGCATTGGCGACCACCAGCAAACTGGTGCCAACGTCGGCAAAAACCGCCATCCATAAAGTGCCATAACCAAATAATGTTGCCACCAAAAACAGCAGTTTAATACCCAATGCGGCGGTAATGTTTTGCAGCATCTTGTTCCAGGTTGCCTGCGATAAACGCACAAACAACGGGATTTTGCGTAAATCATCATCCATCAGCGCGATATCAGCGGTTTCAATGGCAGTATCGCTGCCCATACCGCCCATCGCAAAACCGAGACTGGCACGTGCTAAGGCCGGTGCATCATTGATACCATCGCCCACCATGCCGACCACTTTCTGTTTGCTCAGTGTTTCAATCTGGTTCAGTTTATCTTCGGGTAGCTGATTGCTGTAAACCTGATCGATGCCGGCTTGTGCGGCAATTTGAGCTGCCGTATGCGCGTTATCGCCGGTTAACATGACGGTGTGGATATGCATACGATGCAATTCGGCAATGGCTTGCTGGCTGCTGGTTTTGATCGTGTCCGCAACGGCAAACAATGCCAGCGGTTGTTCGGCTTCACTTAAGATCACCACCGTTTTACCTTGTTGTTCCAGCTTGGTGATGGTTTTGCCAAGCTCTGAATTGAGGTTATTACGCGATGAAAAATAGTGCTGATTAGCCAGCGTGATCAGTTTGCCATTCAGCATCGCCTGCACACCGGCACCGGTTAACGCAGTAAAGTCTTCGAAAATAAAACGGCTGATATCGGCAGGATGTGCTCTGACAATCGCTTGTGATACCGGATGGTCAGAGTGTGATGCTAATGCGGCAGCCAGTTCCAGACATGCTTCCGCGGAATGTTCTGTCAAAGCGACCTGATCACAAAGTTGTGGTGCACCCGTGGTCAGTGTGCCGGTTTTATCCAACGCAATAATCTGCAGTTTACGACCCAACTCCAGATAGCTGCCACCCTTGATCAAAATACCGTGTTTGGCGGCAACCGACAGGGCGCTGACAATGGCGACCGGGGTGGAAAGCACCAGTGCGCACGGGCAGCCAATCACCAGCAACACCAGTGCTTTATAGATCCATGCATACCATGACGCAGCGAAGAACAGCGGTGGCACTAGGGCCACCAACACAGCAATGGTCAGAATAATCGGGGTATAAACCCGAGCAAAACGATCGACCAGACGCTGTATCGGTGCCCGTTGGCCTTGTGCCTGTTCAACGGAGTGGATGATCCGCGCCAGCAGGGTATTTTGTGTTGTGGCCGTGAC
This DNA window, taken from uncultured Tolumonas sp., encodes the following:
- a CDS encoding GNAT family N-acetyltransferase, which codes for MTVRYAVNQHITAEQFIGLLKETTLGGRRPVDDLERIQGMLDHANLTVTAWLDDKLVGIARSVTDFHFCCYLSDLAVSETIQASGIGKELIRRTFLELKPGCTLNLLAAPQAVNYYPKIGLTQHNSAWLLTNVNELK
- a CDS encoding malate dehydrogenase; its protein translation is MTHPKIAVIGCGAIGTTLAYTLLLRHPHLEISLVNRNPQKAWAKAFDMSHCSPELPNRAIRAETPEECAGSDIIIMTAGALPRENGTRADVLKDNVAIFQTLLPTLARNNPDAVLINITNPVDAMAYAAGKITGYPPERVIGSGTELDSMRLRHFTAQTLDLNAAELDIQVIGEHGDSMVPLWSLATYQGKSLTEAYPSLNEDLKATLLHQTKRAGWDIRLAGEHSCYGIAFSAVRIVESILGRSEQPVRVSAELQSEFGLPHSFISLPATLNRTGIIQRTLPDLSDTEYQLVMHSANLVQQQLDMVGQLL
- a CDS encoding heavy metal translocating P-type ATPase; translation: MGQTSIKKITRLTPVNPARPGALRPNNPPLETQKETPKVTPKITLSCCDACDSEEKPAVVKPAAPKLSCCGSCSADASTTTEQKSKSRFSFHFISAKQRLVVAGVLAIAAETLDWFEVPSLFPALLALLAVVLSGVATYKKGWQALRRFDPNMHALMSIAVTGACLIGQWPEAAMVMVLFNIAEYLEGKSLERARNAIQDLMTLTPEQALVQQADGNWKTLYTNTVSVNQVIRVKPGVRIPLDGIVIRGNSSVDQAPITGESLPVDKIEGDVVYSGTINQQGSFDYRVTATTQNTLLARIIHSVEQAQGQRAPIQRLVDRFARVYTPIILTIAVLVALVPPLFFAASWYAWIYKALVLLVIGCPCALVLSTPVAIVSALSVAAKHGILIKGGSYLELGRKLQIIALDKTGTLTTGAPQLCDQVALTEHSAEACLELAAALASHSDHPVSQAIVRAHPADISRFIFEDFTALTGAGVQAMLNGKLITLANQHYFSSRNNLNSELGKTITKLEQQGKTVVILSEAEQPLALFAVADTIKTSSQQAIAELHRMHIHTVMLTGDNAHTAAQIAAQAGIDQVYSNQLPEDKLNQIETLSKQKVVGMVGDGINDAPALARASLGFAMGGMGSDTAIETADIALMDDDLRKIPLFVRLSQATWNKMLQNITAALGIKLLFLVATLFGYGTLWMAVFADVGTSLLVVANAMRLLKFK